The following coding sequences lie in one Arachis stenosperma cultivar V10309 chromosome 5, arast.V10309.gnm1.PFL2, whole genome shotgun sequence genomic window:
- the LOC130981633 gene encoding HVA22-like protein k isoform X2, with amino-acid sequence MALLGSNLTGEVGLRLLLCPLGSNIVIRTACCSVGIALPVYSTFKAIENRDQNAQRKCLLYWAAYGSFSLVEVFTDKLISWFPMYYHIKFAFLVWLQLPSTDGAKQLYMKHLRPFLSRHQAKVDQVLGIASCEVIKLVSSYQAEIQFVRSMVVKISGSADHMLGGATESDRSRQPNPSEDPAVPSDAEPNQNNN; translated from the exons ATGGCTCTGCTTGGATCAAACTTAACTGGCGAG GTTGGACTCCGTTTACTCCTCTGCCCTCTCGGCTCCAACATTGTAATTCGGACTGCATG CTGTTCAGTGGGAATTGCTTTGCCTGTGTACTCTACATTCAAGGCAATAGAAAATAGGGATCAAAATGCTCAACGCAAGTGTCTTCTCTACTGGGCAG CTTATGGCTCATTCAGCCTCGTCGAAGTATTCACAGACAAGCTTATTTCTTG GTTTCCTATGTACTATCACATTAAGTTTGCATTTCTTGTTTGGTTGCAACTTCCTTCGACCGAT GGAGCAAAGCAATTATATATGAAGCATTTGCGTCCTTTTTTGTCAAGGCATCAAGCAAAAGTTGATCAAGTTTTAGGCATTGCATCTTGTGAAGTG ATCAAACTTGTGAGTTCATATCAAGCAGAGATCCAGTTTGTCAGGAGCATGGTGGTGAAGATAAGTGGTTCAG CGGATCATATGCTGGGAGGGGCAACTGAATCAGATAGATCTAGGCAGCCTAATCCATCCGAAGACCCTGCGGTGCCCTCTGATGCTGAGCCTAAccaaaataataactaa
- the LOC130981633 gene encoding HVA22-like protein k isoform X1 has translation MALLGSNLTGELLQVGLRLLLCPLGSNIVIRTACCSVGIALPVYSTFKAIENRDQNAQRKCLLYWAAYGSFSLVEVFTDKLISWFPMYYHIKFAFLVWLQLPSTDGAKQLYMKHLRPFLSRHQAKVDQVLGIASCEVIKLVSSYQAEIQFVRSMVVKISGSADHMLGGATESDRSRQPNPSEDPAVPSDAEPNQNNN, from the exons ATGGCTCTGCTTGGATCAAACTTAACTGGCGAG TTGTTGCAGGTTGGACTCCGTTTACTCCTCTGCCCTCTCGGCTCCAACATTGTAATTCGGACTGCATG CTGTTCAGTGGGAATTGCTTTGCCTGTGTACTCTACATTCAAGGCAATAGAAAATAGGGATCAAAATGCTCAACGCAAGTGTCTTCTCTACTGGGCAG CTTATGGCTCATTCAGCCTCGTCGAAGTATTCACAGACAAGCTTATTTCTTG GTTTCCTATGTACTATCACATTAAGTTTGCATTTCTTGTTTGGTTGCAACTTCCTTCGACCGAT GGAGCAAAGCAATTATATATGAAGCATTTGCGTCCTTTTTTGTCAAGGCATCAAGCAAAAGTTGATCAAGTTTTAGGCATTGCATCTTGTGAAGTG ATCAAACTTGTGAGTTCATATCAAGCAGAGATCCAGTTTGTCAGGAGCATGGTGGTGAAGATAAGTGGTTCAG CGGATCATATGCTGGGAGGGGCAACTGAATCAGATAGATCTAGGCAGCCTAATCCATCCGAAGACCCTGCGGTGCCCTCTGATGCTGAGCCTAAccaaaataataactaa